The following proteins are encoded in a genomic region of Paenibacillus antri:
- a CDS encoding carbohydrate ABC transporter permease: MTKRVSVFDVGLATVLLFLCGLMLAPLIHIISISLSDPLFAQAKLVYFWPKGLQFGVYQKIFAMDEMWRAMGVSIVVTVGGTLITLVLTSMLSYSLTRGRMPYRKLVMKLILITFVFPAPIIPSFLLVKSIGMLDTLWALMIPAATSAFGVIIMKTFFQGVSNELLDAAKIDGCTEAGIFTRIVLPLSKSVLATIGLFQAVYHWNAYFPALMFIRSKELYPLQVLLQNLVVKKGVNNFMGDVQFELSMPVTPEMMSAGIIVFATIPILLVYPFLQKYFVKGAMLGSLKE, from the coding sequence ATGACGAAACGCGTATCCGTCTTTGACGTCGGTCTGGCCACTGTCCTCTTGTTCTTATGCGGGCTGATGTTGGCGCCATTGATCCACATCATCTCCATTTCATTAAGCGATCCGCTGTTCGCCCAAGCGAAGCTTGTGTACTTCTGGCCGAAAGGCTTGCAGTTCGGCGTGTACCAGAAAATCTTCGCTATGGATGAGATGTGGAGGGCGATGGGCGTCAGCATCGTCGTGACCGTTGGCGGAACATTGATTACGCTTGTGCTGACATCCATGCTTTCCTACTCCTTGACGAGGGGGAGGATGCCTTACCGCAAGCTCGTCATGAAGTTGATCTTGATCACGTTCGTTTTCCCGGCGCCGATCATCCCCAGCTTTCTGTTAGTCAAGTCGATAGGGATGCTAGATACGCTGTGGGCGCTGATGATTCCGGCCGCTACGAGCGCTTTCGGCGTCATTATTATGAAAACTTTTTTTCAAGGGGTTTCCAATGAATTGCTCGATGCCGCTAAAATCGACGGCTGCACCGAGGCGGGCATTTTCACGAGAATCGTATTGCCTCTGTCGAAATCAGTTCTTGCGACGATCGGTTTGTTCCAAGCCGTGTATCATTGGAACGCTTATTTTCCGGCATTGATGTTTATCCGGTCCAAGGAACTCTATCCGCTTCAGGTGCTGCTGCAAAATCTCGTCGTCAAGAAGGGCGTAAACAACTTTATGGGCGACGTACAGTTCGAATTGAGCATGCCGGTCACCCCGGAAATGATGAGCGCGGGCATCATCGTATTCGCAACGATCCCGATTTTGCTGGTATATCCATTCCTACAAAAATATTTCGTTAAGGGGGCAATGCTGGGATCGCTGAAGGAGTGA
- a CDS encoding ABC transporter permease translates to MAFPSITDREKKGDRVIKRLASRDEFILMLFAVPGLLYFLVFKYMPLLGNVIAFQNYNIFKGIWDSPWVGFAHFSRMFTFDEFFRVLMNSIRLGFFSLLFGFPAPIVLALLINEVKHLWFKKTVQTIVYMPHFLSWVIVGSIFINLLSYEGIVNQFLHWLGLSRTDFVTEDNFFLSVLIGTGIWKEVGWGTIIYLAALSGINPNLYEAAMVDGAGRWKQMWYVTLPCLWPTMIVVLLLSVGQILDANVEQVLIFLNPLVRDVGEVFDTYVYNIGLVGGQYSYTTAIGLFKATIGIALVFGLNALSRRLTGESIY, encoded by the coding sequence GTGGCCTTCCCCTCTATTACAGATCGCGAGAAAAAGGGTGATCGGGTGATCAAGCGACTGGCGTCTAGAGACGAGTTCATCTTGATGTTGTTTGCCGTGCCGGGCTTGCTCTACTTCCTGGTGTTTAAGTACATGCCATTGCTAGGGAACGTCATTGCCTTCCAAAATTACAATATTTTCAAAGGGATATGGGATAGTCCATGGGTCGGTTTCGCTCATTTTTCTCGAATGTTTACGTTCGATGAATTTTTCCGCGTACTCATGAATTCGATCCGATTGGGTTTCTTTTCTTTGCTGTTCGGATTTCCGGCACCGATTGTACTCGCATTGCTCATTAATGAAGTAAAGCATCTATGGTTTAAGAAGACAGTACAGACAATTGTATACATGCCGCATTTTCTGTCGTGGGTGATCGTCGGATCGATTTTTATTAACCTTCTCTCTTATGAAGGCATCGTGAATCAATTCCTTCACTGGCTGGGCTTGTCACGGACGGATTTCGTGACGGAGGACAATTTCTTCCTGAGCGTCTTAATCGGAACCGGAATATGGAAAGAGGTAGGGTGGGGCACGATTATCTACTTGGCGGCGTTATCGGGCATTAACCCGAACTTATACGAAGCGGCTATGGTGGACGGCGCGGGAAGATGGAAACAGATGTGGTACGTCACGTTGCCTTGTCTATGGCCTACGATGATCGTCGTGCTGCTGCTTTCGGTCGGTCAAATTCTTGACGCGAACGTAGAGCAAGTACTTATCTTTTTGAATCCCTTAGTTCGGGATGTCGGGGAAGTCTTCGATACGTATGTGTATAACATCGGTCTGGTCGGCGGGCAGTACAGCTATACGACGGCGATCGGTCTCTTTAAAGCAACGATAGGCATTGCGCTCGTGTTCGGCCTTAATGCGCTGAGCAGAAGACTAACGGGAGAGAGCATTTACTAG
- a CDS encoding extracellular solute-binding protein, with protein sequence MRKTLVFAILATVVFAGCSQGAGSGPKENREANSGKQDGASGDTSISVLLSHAEAEYAKTVEPGDKYIKKLNELSGFNLSFEFLGHADYDQQLSLRFASGELADLVRTSGINSTVHEGAVEQGIFKELGPLLEQYGSNLMSKIPATAWNSPRVSKDGKIYGIPVLVGTANDRIGLIRKDWLDTLGMGTPETMEDWLAYFEAVKKEDMNGNGDPDDEYGVTMFEGIGWSSMFFGSFGVDPGVWHMEDGKLVPDMISPKMKEAFAFFRKLYENGYVNRDLFTKKESDFRADIYNGKSGSLAAAVYQYLPDFSEANAPKRFVNQPDQVEYEMVAPPVGPYGDRSMGVVGDGIYFVWVIPETVKNPEKIISYLNWAWGNEEADNFFAYGIEGENYTVENGEIRYDSSAPINSDKNAFQMYQLSVNPREIGFNNELVLKMLPESEKIISGYKLSAEIALEHDSLYMPALETFKMNPEISTWGSMFVEVFANVMTGKAPLDSFDTFVEDWKKRGGDKAIEEATAWYNEFH encoded by the coding sequence ATGCGGAAAACACTCGTTTTTGCAATTCTGGCAACAGTCGTCTTCGCTGGGTGCTCGCAGGGGGCCGGTTCCGGCCCGAAAGAAAACCGGGAAGCAAACTCCGGAAAGCAAGACGGCGCATCGGGGGATACGTCCATCAGCGTGCTGCTCTCTCACGCGGAAGCCGAGTATGCGAAGACCGTCGAACCCGGCGATAAGTACATTAAAAAACTCAATGAATTGTCCGGCTTCAACTTATCATTCGAGTTCTTAGGACACGCGGATTATGATCAGCAGCTATCGTTACGGTTCGCATCCGGAGAGTTGGCGGACCTGGTACGCACGTCGGGCATTAATTCCACCGTGCACGAGGGTGCCGTGGAGCAAGGGATCTTTAAAGAATTGGGTCCGTTACTGGAGCAATACGGCAGCAATCTCATGTCCAAAATTCCCGCTACCGCCTGGAATAGCCCCAGAGTGTCGAAGGACGGGAAAATCTATGGAATCCCGGTATTGGTCGGAACGGCGAACGACCGCATCGGACTCATTCGAAAGGACTGGCTTGACACGTTAGGCATGGGTACTCCCGAAACGATGGAGGATTGGCTAGCCTATTTCGAAGCAGTAAAGAAGGAAGATATGAACGGGAACGGCGATCCGGACGACGAATACGGCGTCACGATGTTCGAAGGGATCGGTTGGAGTTCTATGTTCTTCGGCTCCTTCGGCGTCGATCCCGGCGTGTGGCACATGGAGGACGGGAAGCTGGTTCCGGATATGATCAGCCCGAAGATGAAAGAAGCCTTCGCCTTCTTTAGGAAGCTTTATGAGAACGGATATGTGAATCGCGATTTATTTACAAAGAAAGAATCCGACTTCAGAGCAGATATCTATAACGGGAAGTCGGGCAGTCTCGCCGCAGCCGTATACCAATATCTTCCTGATTTCAGTGAAGCTAATGCGCCGAAGCGTTTCGTGAATCAACCCGACCAAGTCGAATACGAAATGGTAGCTCCGCCGGTGGGGCCGTACGGAGATCGCAGCATGGGCGTCGTCGGCGACGGCATCTATTTCGTCTGGGTCATACCGGAAACGGTAAAGAATCCGGAGAAAATCATTTCGTATTTAAACTGGGCATGGGGGAACGAAGAGGCGGATAACTTTTTCGCATATGGAATCGAAGGGGAAAACTATACGGTCGAGAACGGCGAAATCCGATACGATTCTTCGGCCCCGATCAATTCGGATAAGAACGCGTTCCAGATGTATCAATTATCCGTCAATCCGAGAGAAATCGGTTTTAACAACGAGCTTGTGTTGAAGATGCTGCCCGAGTCCGAAAAAATTATTTCGGGCTACAAGCTGTCGGCCGAAATCGCGCTCGAACACGACAGCTTATATATGCCCGCGCTGGAAACCTTCAAGATGAATCCGGAAATATCGACCTGGGGCAGTATGTTCGTGGAAGTATTCGCCAACGTTATGACCGGTAAGGCGCCGCTGGATTCGTTCGATACATTCGTGGAGGATTGGAAGAAGCGGGGCGGCGACAAGGCGATCGAGGAAGCGACCGCCTGGTATAACGAGTTTCATTAA
- a CDS encoding neutral/alkaline non-lysosomal ceramidase N-terminal domain-containing protein, protein MRLGVAKRDITPWGSVPLAGFASRNGKGFDGIDKRLYVRTFYFERRTETNAVEKALLAIADILFWDSRRVKALQRMIHRTWGIPEEAIILHATHTHSGPSVSYRTIHIGDPVPEYVSFLETETLASVEAAIACAEPVTIERGVGSCDIGVNRRVKIGDAIEIGLNESGIRDQELTVVRFAVEGTNRTKALLTHYACHPTVTNANRVSSEFIGVAMDLLEEQEGGVSGYLQGCCGDINPAVRSDLDTVDSLGRRLADSVRLTLRSGLESVGPAAIRYRRVYVDLPFDRLPAPEQLRDMLTSAQPPEIRAWAERLLDEPDALSPSIPLELGRVDIADGLALLSMSGEMVVEYGLFIKQLSGNKIIPVAYSNGMSGYVTTAKQREEGGYEPIGSTLYFGLPAPFRHDAERMVLHSLSDLIDGQH, encoded by the coding sequence ATGAGACTCGGAGTCGCGAAACGGGATATCACCCCTTGGGGATCGGTCCCCCTCGCAGGATTTGCGAGCCGGAACGGGAAAGGTTTCGATGGGATCGACAAGCGTCTTTACGTAAGGACATTTTACTTTGAACGTAGGACGGAAACGAATGCGGTTGAGAAAGCCCTTCTTGCGATTGCGGACATTTTGTTTTGGGACAGCCGCAGAGTGAAAGCGCTTCAAAGAATGATTCATCGGACTTGGGGGATCCCGGAGGAGGCGATTATCCTTCATGCGACGCATACGCACTCCGGGCCTTCCGTATCGTATCGGACGATTCATATCGGCGACCCGGTACCGGAATATGTATCTTTCCTTGAAACCGAAACGCTCGCCAGCGTTGAGGCGGCCATCGCTTGCGCAGAACCGGTCACGATCGAGCGCGGCGTCGGCAGCTGCGATATCGGGGTGAACCGGCGAGTAAAGATTGGCGATGCGATCGAGATCGGATTGAACGAATCCGGAATTCGAGATCAGGAGCTTACGGTCGTGCGGTTTGCCGTGGAAGGGACGAATCGAACGAAAGCGCTGTTGACGCATTACGCCTGTCATCCGACCGTAACGAATGCCAATCGGGTCTCCTCCGAATTTATCGGGGTCGCTATGGATCTACTGGAGGAGCAGGAGGGTGGGGTCAGCGGTTATTTACAGGGCTGTTGCGGCGATATCAATCCCGCCGTCCGAAGCGATCTGGACACCGTCGATTCCTTAGGGCGACGATTGGCCGATTCGGTCCGACTTACGCTGCGATCCGGTTTGGAGTCTGTCGGACCTGCAGCGATTCGGTATCGAAGGGTTTACGTGGACCTCCCCTTCGACCGATTACCGGCGCCGGAGCAGCTTCGCGACATGCTAACTTCCGCGCAACCACCCGAAATTCGAGCGTGGGCCGAACGATTATTGGACGAACCCGATGCGCTCTCCCCATCCATCCCTCTTGAACTCGGCAGAGTCGATATCGCTGACGGGTTGGCCTTGTTATCTATGAGCGGAGAGATGGTCGTAGAATATGGGTTATTCATTAAACAACTCTCAGGTAACAAGATTATTCCGGTCGCGTATTCCAATGGAATGTCAGGGTATGTGACGACGGCGAAGCAACGCGAAGAAGGCGGTTACGAGCCGATCGGTTCAACCCTATATTTCGGGTTGCCCGCGCCGTTCCGCCATGATGCCGAGAGAATGGTTTTACATAGTCTTTCAGATTTGATAGATGGTCAACATTAA